One stretch of Thermoplasmata archaeon DNA includes these proteins:
- the sat gene encoding sulfate adenylyltransferase, whose product MNDIGHGGKRIVENVLKSDKAENKVQGLRKIPIREQIAHECINLSYGFFTPLQGFMGNEDLDGVSKENTLTNGAVWSIPIVFDLSDEELKKYDIKDGESVVLSYQNEPLAIFDIDEIYKYDKKDLAKNVYGTSDIKHPGVKRTLDYKDNFIGGKVTLVNEPKFNEPYASFWKTPLQHRELFKQKGWEHIVAHQTRNVPHTGHEWLMKLAWFAANEDLTVDTIKTGVLVNCIIGEKRKGDYIDEAILLTHEILRTAGYFREDTHAVTFALWDMRYAGPREALFHSALRTNIGCTHHMFGRDHAGVGNYYGPYDAHYLLKKYKDKLGIKVLFLMENWYCPVCSEVTSSALCAHKEQSQAFSGTMIRSILMDGVKPTKLVFRPEVFDKVMECSEKYGYGSPFVNDNYLANRKSIFTLDHIKVGKA is encoded by the coding sequence ATGAATGATATCGGTCATGGCGGTAAAAGAATAGTCGAAAATGTCTTAAAATCAGACAAGGCTGAAAATAAAGTTCAAGGATTAAGGAAAATACCAATCAGAGAACAGATTGCACATGAATGCATAAACCTCTCTTATGGGTTTTTCACACCTTTACAGGGTTTCATGGGCAATGAGGATCTAGATGGCGTAAGCAAAGAAAACACTTTGACTAACGGTGCGGTGTGGAGCATACCTATTGTCTTTGACTTATCCGATGAAGAGCTAAAAAAATACGATATAAAAGATGGAGAATCAGTAGTATTGTCATATCAAAATGAACCACTGGCAATTTTTGATATAGATGAGATATATAAATATGATAAAAAAGATCTTGCTAAAAATGTTTATGGAACAAGTGATATAAAACATCCAGGCGTGAAAAGAACTTTGGATTACAAAGATAATTTTATTGGCGGTAAAGTGACTCTTGTAAACGAACCCAAATTTAATGAACCATATGCATCGTTCTGGAAAACGCCATTACAACATCGAGAGCTGTTTAAGCAGAAAGGTTGGGAACATATAGTAGCGCATCAGACGAGAAATGTACCACATACAGGACATGAATGGCTAATGAAGCTTGCATGGTTTGCAGCAAATGAAGATCTAACTGTAGATACAATAAAGACTGGCGTGCTTGTAAACTGCATTATAGGAGAGAAGCGAAAAGGAGATTATATTGATGAAGCTATTTTGTTGACACATGAGATACTGAGGACTGCCGGATATTTTAGAGAAGACACTCATGCAGTTACATTTGCACTGTGGGATATGAGATATGCTGGACCCAGAGAAGCGCTATTCCATTCAGCATTAAGAACCAATATTGGTTGTACTCACCATATGTTCGGCAGAGACCATGCAGGAGTTGGAAATTATTATGGCCCTTATGATGCACATTATTTGCTTAAAAAATACAAGGATAAATTAGGAATTAAGGTACTATTTTTGATGGAGAACTGGTATTGCCCAGTGTGTTCAGAAGTAACTTCTTCAGCACTTTGTGCGCATAAAGAGCAGAGCCAAGCTTTCAGCGGCACTATGATTAGAAGTATTTTGATGGATGGAGTAAAACCCACTAAACTTGTATTCAGGCCAGAAGTATTTGACAAAGTTATGGAATGCTCAGAAAAATATGGATACGGTTCGCCTTTTGTAAACGATAATTATCTGGCCAACCGCAAATCGATATTTACTCTTGATCATATAAAAGTTGGAAAGGCTTAA
- the aprB gene encoding adenylyl-sulfate reductase subunit beta, giving the protein MPTYVNPDKCDGCKALARTACQYICPNDLMILDKAKMKAYNQEPDMCWECYSCVKTCPQDAIEVRGYSDFVPLGSSVTPKRGTDSILWLVKFRNGKIFRFKFPIRTNAWDSINPFEGFEEPTLEKLKSLDYAGGRDCKDPARYTLKKKMK; this is encoded by the coding sequence ATGCCAACTTATGTAAACCCAGATAAATGTGATGGCTGTAAGGCGCTAGCAAGGACTGCTTGTCAGTACATCTGTCCGAATGATTTAATGATCTTGGACAAAGCGAAGATGAAAGCATATAATCAGGAACCTGATATGTGTTGGGAATGCTATTCCTGCGTAAAAACCTGCCCGCAGGATGCCATTGAAGTAAGAGGATATTCTGACTTTGTGCCACTAGGATCTTCCGTGACACCTAAGAGAGGAACTGACTCTATTTTGTGGCTGGTAAAGTTTAGAAACGGAAAAATTTTCAGATTTAAATTCCCGATAAGGACCAATGCTTGGGACTCTATAAATCCTTTTGAAGGCTTTGAAGAACCAACTCTGGAAAAATTAAAGTCGCTCGATTATGCAGGTGGAAGAGATTGCAAAGACCCAGCAAGATATACATTAAAGAAGAAGATGAAATAG
- a CDS encoding DUF1634 domain-containing protein, with the protein MNVNIKEEERIEAKVLSSFLKWSVIVSAMVITAGIVILITLCSTGYGSSNICLLLGQIKGTNVFPVSVLSVFSGILQEKSFAIIQLGILFLIASPFIRVLLQTGIYVKEKDKLFTLISTVVFIFLIVSIILPTLIKM; encoded by the coding sequence ATGAACGTGAATATAAAAGAAGAGGAAAGAATTGAGGCAAAAGTTTTGAGCTCTTTTTTGAAATGGAGCGTTATAGTGTCTGCGATGGTAATCACTGCTGGAATAGTAATACTAATAACACTTTGCAGTACTGGATATGGTTCCTCAAATATCTGCCTATTACTGGGGCAGATAAAAGGTACAAATGTTTTTCCTGTATCTGTTCTGAGTGTTTTTTCAGGAATATTACAGGAAAAATCCTTCGCAATAATACAGCTAGGTATTTTGTTTTTAATAGCAAGTCCTTTTATCAGAGTGTTACTTCAGACTGGAATCTACGTAAAAGAAAAGGATAAACTATTCACATTGATATCCACAGTAGTATTTATATTCCTCATAGTTTCTATTATATTACCTACATTGATTAAAATGTAA
- the aprA gene encoding adenylyl-sulfate reductase subunit alpha: MAVEIYRKVENYKPEDIKTEVVETDVLIIGGGMSGCGAAYEAAYWAKAAGKKVTLVEKAAIERSGAVAHGLSAINCYLGLSDRSQFTNNKPITLEEFVRYVNLDMMGVSREDLVADYARNVDDSVHLFEKWGLPIWKDENGKYIREGRWQIMINGESYKPIVAEAAKKALGDQNIYERVFLSHLIMDKNDPQKVAGAIGFSVRDPIFYIFKAKTVILATGGATSLFRPKSTAEGMGRIWYAVFNTGSGYAMAINAGAHTTQMEHRFIPTRFKDGYGPVGAWFLLFKSKATNTYDKDYTENVEAMAKYKPYADATPTPTPLRNHQMIEEMVNGRGPIWMRTEWAIEKLATGDAKKTKKLLDEAWEDFLDMTVDQAMLWASTNTEPDKTPSEIAAAEPYLMGSHSGCAGLWVCGPQDLMPDEYKTLFPLQYNRMTTIKGLFAIGDNAGASPHKFSSGSFTEGRIAGKEAVRYVVEQGDGVSIDENSVTELKKKIFQPMVTYEQFKNATTAEEINPNFLFPKQALWRLQKIMDEYAGGTSTWFRINETYLNIALSKIQVLKEDMNKLAARNLHELLRTWEMWHRVTVAEAHVQHLKFRKETRWPGYYYRTDYPDLDDKNWKCFSVGRKDPVSGNWELQKVPYVQVADYTL, from the coding sequence ATGGCAGTAGAAATTTATAGAAAAGTAGAAAATTACAAGCCAGAAGATATAAAAACTGAAGTAGTTGAAACTGATGTTTTGATTATAGGCGGTGGTATGTCCGGATGCGGAGCAGCTTATGAGGCAGCATACTGGGCCAAGGCCGCGGGCAAAAAAGTTACACTGGTAGAAAAAGCTGCAATTGAAAGAAGTGGGGCAGTAGCTCATGGGTTATCAGCCATAAACTGTTATTTAGGTCTGTCAGATAGGTCACAGTTTACAAATAACAAACCGATAACGCTTGAAGAATTCGTAAGATACGTTAATCTTGATATGATGGGGGTCTCCAGAGAGGATCTAGTAGCAGATTACGCAAGAAATGTTGATGACAGCGTACATCTTTTTGAAAAATGGGGATTGCCAATCTGGAAAGATGAGAATGGAAAATATATAAGAGAGGGCAGATGGCAGATAATGATCAATGGAGAGTCATACAAGCCAATAGTTGCAGAGGCTGCAAAAAAAGCGCTTGGTGATCAGAACATATATGAAAGGGTATTTTTGAGTCATCTGATAATGGACAAAAACGATCCACAAAAAGTAGCTGGTGCTATTGGATTCAGTGTGAGAGATCCTATATTCTACATATTTAAAGCTAAAACAGTTATATTAGCAACTGGAGGTGCCACTTCGTTATTCAGGCCTAAAAGCACTGCTGAGGGTATGGGAAGGATATGGTATGCAGTGTTTAACACCGGAAGCGGATATGCAATGGCTATAAATGCAGGGGCACATACCACACAGATGGAGCACAGATTTATACCCACAAGGTTTAAGGATGGTTATGGTCCTGTGGGTGCATGGTTCTTGCTGTTCAAGAGCAAGGCAACAAATACATATGATAAAGATTACACTGAAAATGTTGAAGCTATGGCAAAATATAAGCCATACGCTGATGCAACACCAACGCCAACACCACTTAGAAACCATCAGATGATTGAAGAGATGGTAAATGGAAGAGGCCCAATATGGATGAGAACAGAGTGGGCAATCGAGAAGTTAGCTACAGGAGACGCTAAAAAGACTAAGAAATTGCTTGATGAGGCGTGGGAAGATTTCTTGGATATGACAGTAGATCAGGCAATGCTTTGGGCTTCAACGAATACTGAGCCTGACAAAACGCCATCTGAAATCGCTGCAGCAGAGCCTTATTTGATGGGTTCACATTCGGGCTGTGCAGGATTATGGGTCTGCGGTCCTCAGGATCTGATGCCTGATGAATACAAAACATTGTTTCCCTTGCAGTACAATAGAATGACCACGATAAAGGGATTATTTGCCATAGGTGATAACGCAGGTGCTTCTCCACACAAATTCTCAAGCGGTTCTTTTACGGAAGGAAGAATTGCAGGTAAGGAAGCTGTAAGATATGTTGTTGAACAGGGAGATGGTGTAAGTATCGATGAAAATAGCGTCACAGAGCTCAAGAAGAAGATATTCCAGCCTATGGTTACGTATGAACAGTTCAAGAATGCTACTACTGCAGAAGAAATAAACCCAAATTTCCTATTCCCAAAACAGGCACTGTGGAGGTTACAGAAGATCATGGATGAATATGCAGGCGGAACGTCTACATGGTTCAGGATCAATGAAACCTATTTAAACATAGCTTTGAGCAAGATTCAAGTTCTAAAAGAGGATATGAACAAGCTAGCAGCTAGAAATTTGCATGAACTTTTAAGAACTTGGGAAATGTGGCACAGAGTTACTGTTGCAGAGGCACATGTACAGCATCTAAAGTTCAGGAAAGAGACCAGATGGCCTGGATATTACTACCGAACTGACTATCCAGATCTAGACGACAAAAACTGGAAATGCTTCAGTGTTGGAAGAAAAGACCCTGTCAGTGGAAACTGGGAGCTACAGAAAGTGCCGTATGTACAGGTGGCAGATTACACTCTCTAA
- the qmoC gene encoding quinone-interacting membrane-bound oxidoreductase complex subunit QmoC — MNSEYIDVDTKFIDEIIKHGGKDVKKCMQCAECSVVCPLSPDNNPFPRKEMIWAQWGLKDTLLKDPDIWLCHNCADCSKDCPRNAKPGSVLNAVREIAIEENSWPRFVAKGISEKKYLPFFILFPVLFIALLIYGLGLKMPADGAIYFSNFIPYIYIDVIGTTIGVIVALIALFSLWRFWRSLTAEQKNKMSFFSSLILVLKDIIAHSWFKKCETNHVRYYAHLFTFYGFIFLLVATATAAFEIHFLGVQHSLIGGPANIIGNIGAVVILTGIIIVIYNHVSNKVPKENTYFDWLFIFLLFFTAITGVTMEILRLDGSVFAYWTYLVHLTLIFMLIVYAPYSKFAHLIYRSIAMIYTRSIGRVPAI, encoded by the coding sequence ATGAACTCAGAATATATTGATGTAGATACAAAATTTATCGATGAAATAATTAAGCATGGCGGCAAAGATGTAAAAAAATGTATGCAATGCGCAGAATGCTCCGTGGTATGTCCTTTGAGCCCTGATAATAATCCATTTCCAAGGAAAGAGATGATATGGGCACAGTGGGGGCTTAAAGATACTCTTCTCAAAGATCCGGATATCTGGCTATGCCATAATTGTGCTGATTGCTCTAAAGATTGTCCAAGAAATGCTAAACCTGGAAGTGTTTTGAATGCAGTCCGAGAGATAGCAATAGAAGAGAACTCCTGGCCGAGATTCGTTGCAAAGGGGATTAGTGAAAAAAAATATCTGCCTTTCTTTATACTATTTCCAGTTCTCTTTATAGCTCTATTAATCTATGGATTGGGATTGAAGATGCCGGCAGATGGAGCTATTTATTTCTCCAACTTTATACCATATATATACATAGATGTAATAGGTACAACAATTGGAGTGATCGTAGCATTAATTGCTTTGTTCAGTTTATGGAGATTCTGGAGAAGCTTGACTGCCGAGCAAAAAAACAAGATGAGCTTTTTCAGTTCTCTAATCTTGGTACTTAAAGATATCATTGCTCATTCTTGGTTTAAAAAATGTGAAACTAATCATGTAAGGTATTATGCTCATTTATTTACATTTTATGGCTTTATATTTTTACTGGTAGCTACTGCAACGGCTGCATTTGAGATACATTTTCTAGGAGTTCAGCACTCACTGATAGGTGGTCCTGCAAACATTATAGGGAATATAGGTGCAGTGGTAATTTTAACCGGTATAATAATAGTAATATACAATCATGTTTCAAACAAGGTCCCCAAGGAAAACACCTATTTTGACTGGCTCTTTATATTTCTATTATTTTTTACCGCGATCACCGGCGTAACAATGGAAATACTCAGACTTGATGGAAGTGTCTTTGCTTACTGGACTTACCTTGTTCATCTAACACTGATTTTCATGCTTATAGTCTACGCACCATATTCAAAATTTGCACATTTGATTTATAGGAGTATAGCAATGATATACACTAGATCAATCGGCAGAGTTCCTGCTATATAA
- a CDS encoding sulfite exporter TauE/SafE family protein: MYSIGLIYFLLILITSVCAGMLGAMAGLGGGILIVPFLTALLNVNVDYAIGASIIAVIATSSGSAYAYVKEKVSNIRIGTFLVLFTVPGAIIGAVIEGFTQPKYLFLVFGLVMFISIFAMYKKIKEKENLDPVVVDDKLADKLKLHSKYYDARLKREIKYKVQRVKEGSLVMFFAGIASGLLGIGSGAFNVLGLDMIMKLPIKVSTTTSNFMIGITAAASAGIYFLRGDVDPFIAAPVAIGVLIGAVGGARILLKINSNTVRVIFLAILFAMGVDMIIKGIGGI, from the coding sequence ATGTACAGCATAGGGTTGATCTATTTTTTATTGATACTAATCACTTCTGTTTGTGCAGGGATGTTAGGTGCTATGGCAGGTTTAGGGGGTGGAATATTAATTGTACCATTTTTAACGGCACTTCTAAATGTTAATGTTGATTATGCCATAGGAGCGTCTATCATTGCGGTGATAGCTACTTCTAGCGGTTCTGCATACGCCTATGTCAAAGAAAAAGTATCAAATATAAGAATAGGCACCTTTTTAGTTCTTTTTACTGTCCCTGGGGCTATTATCGGCGCAGTAATCGAAGGATTTACTCAGCCAAAATATTTATTTTTGGTGTTTGGCTTAGTTATGTTTATTTCCATATTTGCAATGTATAAAAAGATTAAAGAGAAAGAGAATTTGGATCCAGTAGTAGTTGATGATAAACTTGCAGATAAGTTAAAACTTCATTCTAAATATTATGATGCCAGGTTAAAAAGAGAGATTAAATATAAAGTTCAACGTGTAAAAGAGGGATCCTTGGTAATGTTTTTTGCCGGTATCGCTTCAGGACTTCTGGGTATAGGATCTGGAGCATTTAATGTCCTTGGCCTAGATATGATCATGAAATTGCCTATCAAGGTATCCACCACGACCTCTAATTTTATGATAGGGATAACTGCTGCGGCTAGTGCAGGCATATATTTCTTGAGAGGAGATGTAGATCCATTTATTGCCGCACCTGTGGCCATAGGAGTTCTTATAGGAGCAGTGGGTGGTGCCAGGATTTTGTTGAAAATAAATAGTAATACTGTAAGAGTGATATTTTTGGCGATTTTGTTTGCGATGGGTGTAGACATGATAATAAAAGGTATAGGAGGTATATGA
- a CDS encoding DUF488 family protein encodes MSEIIVCRVYSCQRDGYRILVDRLWPRGVKKENVKLDLWARGFAPSDSLRKWFNHDPGKWAEFLSKYEIELLHNPAFSEFLNKILSKKEDIIFLFGSKELTYNNANALKQIIEKIARSKSA; translated from the coding sequence ATGTCGGAAATAATAGTTTGTAGAGTTTATAGTTGCCAGAGAGACGGATATAGGATCCTGGTAGACAGGCTATGGCCAAGAGGAGTCAAAAAAGAGAATGTTAAATTAGATCTTTGGGCTAGAGGATTTGCGCCATCTGATTCTCTGAGAAAATGGTTTAACCATGATCCTGGAAAATGGGCTGAATTTTTGAGTAAATATGAGATTGAGCTTTTACACAATCCAGCATTTTCAGAATTTTTAAACAAGATTCTATCAAAAAAAGAGGATATCATTTTCTTATTTGGATCTAAAGAATTAACTTATAACAATGCAAATGCTCTAAAACAAATAATAGAAAAAATTGCGCGGTCAAAATCAGCATAG
- a CDS encoding helix-turn-helix domain-containing protein has product MNHMELLKNLKEFGMTEYEAKAYQTILTIKEGTAWSISKSGNIPQSKIYEIMSNLEKKGFIEKSATKPQIFRVIYPSIALKNYIDHYCEEAKTKLKHLKKIAREIEKSIDEKEIKNEISLIWTIKGKNNVYNKATSMIASTERECLIAGHRPLAALNCIKTLGKIAENKDIKIRVLGNFSKNCIDFMNNTGIEYKIVDSFYEYMLIIDEKNLLLTFTQPDGELFGINILAKESIMANKNHFELLWNVKT; this is encoded by the coding sequence ATGAACCATATGGAATTGTTAAAAAATTTGAAAGAGTTTGGTATGACAGAGTATGAAGCAAAAGCGTATCAGACTATACTTACGATTAAAGAAGGTACAGCTTGGAGCATTTCTAAGTCTGGAAATATACCTCAATCCAAAATCTACGAAATTATGTCAAATTTAGAGAAAAAAGGATTTATTGAAAAAAGTGCTACCAAACCCCAGATATTTAGAGTAATTTATCCTAGCATCGCCCTAAAAAACTATATAGATCATTATTGTGAAGAGGCTAAAACTAAGCTAAAACATTTAAAAAAGATTGCTAGGGAAATAGAGAAAAGTATCGACGAAAAAGAGATAAAAAATGAAATTTCATTAATATGGACAATAAAAGGAAAGAATAATGTTTACAACAAGGCTACGTCTATGATTGCATCCACTGAAAGAGAATGCCTTATTGCAGGTCACAGGCCATTAGCAGCACTAAATTGCATCAAAACTCTAGGCAAGATTGCAGAAAATAAAGATATAAAGATTAGAGTTCTTGGTAATTTTTCTAAAAATTGTATAGATTTTATGAATAATACCGGAATCGAATACAAGATTGTAGATTCATTTTATGAATATATGCTGATAATTGATGAAAAAAATTTATTGCTAACATTTACACAACCGGACGGAGAGCTATTTGGAATCAACATACTTGCAAAAGAATCAATAATGGCTAATAAAAATCATTTTGAGCTTTTATGGAATGTTAAAACCTAA
- a CDS encoding CoB--CoM heterodisulfide reductase iron-sulfur subunit A family protein, which yields MNTDIVVIGGGISGITSAVEAAETGYNVILLEKNPYLGGRVVQLNKYFPKLCPPYCGFEILIKRLKNLNNLKYITNANVKKVVNVNDNYTVDISILPRFVNDLCTSCGKCVEVCPVSRKNDFNFGMDTTKAIYIPHDLAFPDLYVIDPKYCLGKECAKCVSACQYNAIDLAMKEEKIQIDAKSVIVSTGWDPYDAKKLAHLGFGEYQNVITNIMFERIASPNGPTKGKIIRISDNKEPKNIAIVQCAGSRDENYLPYCSQICCLASMKHAFYIREQYADANITIFYIDLRAYGLYEHFLEKLQTDKNVTFTKGKVAKIEETPSKNLIVQVEDTASGIKIKKEFDLVILATGMQPSTVSNKIDGLKYDNFGFVIEDDIFNVAGVAKKPADVSSSNQDATAAVLGAMQHLRKGE from the coding sequence TTGAATACAGATATTGTAGTAATCGGTGGTGGAATTTCCGGCATAACCTCGGCAGTAGAGGCTGCGGAAACAGGGTATAACGTGATATTACTTGAAAAGAATCCATATTTAGGTGGAAGAGTAGTGCAACTCAACAAATATTTCCCAAAATTATGTCCACCTTATTGTGGTTTTGAAATACTTATTAAAAGGCTTAAAAACCTGAACAATCTTAAATACATTACGAATGCCAATGTAAAAAAAGTAGTAAACGTTAATGATAATTATACAGTAGATATATCTATATTGCCGCGTTTCGTTAATGATTTATGTACTTCATGTGGCAAATGTGTTGAGGTCTGTCCCGTATCTAGAAAAAATGATTTTAATTTTGGAATGGACACCACAAAAGCGATATATATTCCTCATGATCTAGCTTTTCCAGATCTATATGTTATAGATCCCAAATATTGCCTTGGAAAGGAATGTGCTAAATGCGTAAGTGCATGCCAATACAATGCCATAGATCTAGCCATGAAGGAGGAAAAAATACAAATTGATGCAAAATCTGTTATTGTATCTACTGGATGGGATCCTTATGACGCAAAAAAACTGGCACATCTCGGATTTGGGGAATATCAAAATGTTATTACAAATATCATGTTTGAAAGAATTGCATCACCTAATGGTCCTACAAAAGGAAAGATTATCAGGATATCTGATAACAAAGAACCAAAAAATATTGCAATAGTTCAATGTGCAGGCTCTAGAGATGAAAATTACTTGCCATACTGTTCGCAGATATGTTGTCTAGCATCAATGAAGCATGCTTTCTACATAAGGGAACAATATGCTGATGCGAACATAACAATATTCTATATTGATCTCAGGGCGTATGGTTTGTATGAACATTTCTTAGAGAAATTGCAAACTGACAAGAACGTCACATTTACGAAGGGAAAGGTTGCCAAGATTGAAGAAACGCCTAGCAAGAACCTAATTGTCCAGGTTGAAGATACAGCTAGCGGGATTAAAATAAAAAAGGAATTTGATTTGGTTATTTTAGCAACTGGTATGCAACCCAGTACAGTATCCAACAAAATTGATGGCTTAAAATATGATAATTTTGGGTTTGTCATAGAAGACGATATTTTTAATGTAGCTGGTGTAGCTAAAAAACCTGCAGACGTATCATCCAGTAACCAGGATGCAACGGCGGCAGTGCTTGGAGCTATGCAACACTTAAGAAAGGGTGAGTGA
- a CDS encoding hydrogenase iron-sulfur subunit, with the protein MAKKVSVYICSGCDIGKNLDIEALKNIAEKEYKVPVKVYDTLCSDSKHIRDDIDNGINTVVIAACSMREKQDIFNFGKDVITERVNLREGVVWSHEKNENTQMMAEDYLRMGIVSAIKKDLPVPDIENISREILVVGGGITGITAALEIAKANYKVYLIEKDIKLGGKIREYKEILPGKFPYKEPVDAAKYIGEKIGKLENDHRIKVYTSSEIDSISGQPGMFDVTFKNNGVVENIRAGAIVLATGWKPYDASKIDKYQYGKQPDIITNLELEKMLKDNNIKTASNKDPKNFAFILCAGQREKENIPYCSTVCCLSSLKEALEIRKSIKDSKVYIFYKDIRTLGIYEEFYKKVQEDEGIYLTKGTVEEIGRENSNSEFSIYVKDTLLGKDIRVKVDIITLATGMLSSLYGLYTVKEEYPDAGAPIYSHIQSVPVESVEALKSGKHILNLQYRQGPELPTLRDGFPDSHYICFPYESRRTGIYAAGTVRSPMTVLNCELDAKGAALKAIQAVEEISRGEITGQTRVGDLDHLTISMQRCTQCRRCTEECPFGALNEDDKTYPLYNPLRCRACGACLGACPAQAISFKQYSVDVVSSTIKSIVVPEEEDKPRILVFACENDAYPALDMASKNRISYSEFVRIIPVRCLGSVNTIFIADALSKGIDGILLMGCKFGEDYQCHFIRGSELASKRIENMQETFQRLALESERLKLEQVEISDWNKVDKIINNFVEYIKSIGPNPYKGL; encoded by the coding sequence GTGGCTAAAAAAGTTAGTGTATATATTTGCAGTGGCTGTGATATAGGCAAGAACCTGGATATTGAGGCACTTAAAAATATCGCTGAAAAAGAGTATAAAGTTCCAGTAAAAGTATATGATACTCTCTGTTCTGATTCCAAGCATATCAGAGATGATATAGATAATGGAATTAATACTGTTGTTATTGCAGCATGCTCTATGCGTGAAAAGCAGGATATTTTTAATTTTGGCAAGGATGTAATTACTGAGCGTGTAAATTTAAGAGAGGGAGTGGTATGGTCTCATGAAAAAAATGAGAATACACAGATGATGGCGGAGGATTATCTGAGAATGGGCATAGTGTCAGCCATAAAAAAAGATTTACCGGTGCCTGATATAGAAAATATTTCACGGGAGATACTGGTGGTTGGTGGAGGAATCACGGGCATTACTGCAGCATTGGAAATTGCTAAAGCAAACTATAAAGTTTACTTGATTGAAAAAGATATAAAGCTAGGTGGGAAAATCAGGGAATACAAAGAGATCCTGCCTGGTAAATTTCCATATAAGGAGCCTGTAGATGCTGCAAAATATATAGGCGAGAAAATAGGTAAATTAGAAAATGATCACAGAATAAAAGTATATACTTCAAGCGAAATAGACTCAATATCTGGTCAGCCTGGAATGTTTGATGTAACATTTAAGAATAATGGAGTAGTGGAAAATATCAGAGCCGGTGCAATAGTTTTAGCTACCGGATGGAAACCTTACGATGCCAGCAAGATTGATAAATATCAATATGGAAAGCAACCAGATATCATAACAAATCTAGAGCTTGAAAAAATGTTGAAAGATAATAACATCAAAACAGCCAGTAATAAAGATCCTAAAAACTTTGCATTTATATTGTGTGCAGGGCAGAGGGAAAAAGAGAATATACCTTACTGCTCTACTGTATGCTGTTTAAGCTCATTAAAAGAGGCACTGGAAATAAGAAAGAGTATAAAAGATTCAAAGGTGTACATTTTCTATAAGGATATTAGAACTCTCGGGATATATGAGGAATTTTATAAAAAAGTGCAGGAAGATGAAGGAATCTATTTAACCAAGGGTACTGTCGAAGAAATAGGCCGTGAAAACAGCAATTCAGAATTTTCAATATACGTAAAAGATACGCTTTTGGGCAAAGATATACGTGTAAAAGTAGACATTATAACGCTGGCTACAGGCATGCTATCCTCGTTATATGGTCTTTACACTGTAAAGGAAGAGTATCCTGATGCCGGTGCTCCAATTTATTCGCATATTCAATCAGTGCCAGTTGAGTCTGTAGAAGCTCTTAAGAGCGGTAAGCATATACTTAATCTACAGTATAGACAGGGCCCTGAATTGCCAACATTGAGAGACGGTTTTCCAGACTCTCATTATATATGCTTTCCATATGAAAGTAGAAGAACCGGCATATATGCTGCCGGTACTGTTCGATCTCCTATGACAGTCCTTAACTGCGAACTTGATGCAAAAGGCGCGGCTTTAAAGGCTATTCAGGCAGTAGAGGAAATATCTAGAGGTGAGATAACAGGCCAAACTAGAGTAGGAGATCTAGATCACCTTACAATTTCTATGCAAAGATGCACACAGTGCAGGAGATGTACTGAAGAGTGTCCATTTGGAGCTCTGAATGAAGATGACAAAACCTACCCACTCTATAATCCACTCCGGTGTAGGGCTTGCGGCGCCTGTCTAGGCGCCTGCCCTGCACAGGCAATCTCTTTTAAACAGTATTCAGTGGATGTGGTTTCAAGTACTATAAAATCTATAGTAGTTCCCGAAGAGGAGGATAAACCTAGAATATTGGTATTTGCCTGCGAGAATGATGCTTACCCCGCACTGGACATGGCGTCTAAGAACCGCATAAGTTACAGTGAATTTGTGAGAATAATACCGGTTAGATGTCTGGGGTCAGTAAATACCATTTTCATAGCTGACGCACTTTCCAAGGGAATCGATGGAATACTTTTAATGGGTTGCAAGTTTGGAGAAGATTATCAGTGCCACTTTATTAGAGGATCTGAACTGGCAAGCAAGAGAATTGAAAACATGCAAGAAACGTTTCAGAGACTTGCATTAGAGTCAGAAAGACTAAAACTAGAGCAGGTGGAAATATCAGACTGGAATAAGGTAGACAAGATCATAAATAATTTTGTAGAGTATATAAAATCGATCGGACCAAACCCATATAAAGGGCTATAA